One genomic window of Brevundimonas vesicularis includes the following:
- a CDS encoding bifunctional 4-hydroxy-2-oxoglutarate aldolase/2-dehydro-3-deoxy-phosphogluconate aldolase: protein MAHDRVSVLQALQTQGVCPVFYHPDAEVSLNVIRACARGGAPVVEFTNRGDFACDLFGEINRELIRTDPNVVLGIGSVVDAGTASLYLNRGARFVVSPCLIPDVAKVCNRRMVAYFPGCGSVTDIGEAHELGCDIVKLFPGSSVGGPDFVKAVKGPMPWVKIMPTGGVDPDEASIAKWFGAGIVAAGMGSKLVTDDAVKSGDWAAIEASVRAAVNAVAAFRASRKG from the coding sequence ATGGCCCATGATCGCGTCAGCGTGCTTCAGGCGCTTCAGACCCAGGGCGTGTGCCCGGTCTTCTACCATCCCGACGCCGAGGTCAGCCTCAACGTCATTCGCGCCTGCGCGCGCGGCGGGGCGCCGGTGGTCGAGTTCACCAATCGCGGCGACTTCGCCTGCGACCTGTTCGGCGAGATCAATCGCGAACTGATCAGGACCGACCCAAACGTCGTTCTGGGCATCGGTTCGGTCGTCGATGCGGGGACGGCCTCGCTTTATCTGAACCGGGGCGCGCGGTTCGTGGTCAGCCCCTGCCTGATCCCCGACGTGGCCAAAGTCTGCAACCGCCGCATGGTCGCCTATTTCCCCGGCTGCGGGTCGGTGACCGACATCGGCGAGGCGCACGAGCTGGGCTGCGACATCGTCAAACTGTTCCCCGGCTCGTCGGTCGGCGGCCCGGACTTCGTCAAGGCGGTCAAGGGCCCGATGCCTTGGGTCAAGATCATGCCCACCGGCGGCGTCGATCCAGACGAGGCGTCGATCGCCAAATGGTTCGGCGCGGGCATCGTCGCGGCGGGCATGGGCTCCAAGCTGGTGACCGATGACGCCGTGAAGTCGGGCGACTGGGCCGCCATCGAGGCGTCGGTGCGCGCGGCGGTGAACGCCGTCGCCGCCTTCCGCGCGTCCAGAAAGGGCTGA
- a CDS encoding alpha/beta hydrolase, translated as MAVIMADQSSGSRALLADDDVTGKPQDTDAMLEAQYNNRALVPDHPAVMARWKAGSETARAAHSPQVLRYGPGERERIDWFDAGDGAPVVVFLHGGYWQALDAGWFSFVAPPLLTHGVSVAIPTYDLAPSVRLGRIVDQMRAAVDLIRDRTGAAPVVSGHSAGGHMAACLLAEGRASAAVAISGVFDLEPLIPTSLNVALDLNKAEAHALSPIRWPAPAGAVLDCIVGGAESEAFVDQSRDMAARWGAAGAETRFEPLPGLNHFTVLDPLFDAESAMVRRLTDLAHRR; from the coding sequence ATGGCGGTCATCATGGCGGATCAGTCCTCTGGTTCGAGGGCGCTTCTAGCGGACGATGACGTGACGGGTAAGCCGCAAGACACCGACGCCATGCTGGAGGCGCAATACAACAACCGCGCCCTGGTGCCCGACCACCCCGCCGTCATGGCGCGCTGGAAGGCGGGATCGGAGACGGCCCGCGCCGCTCATTCGCCCCAGGTCCTGAGATACGGCCCAGGCGAGCGCGAGCGGATCGACTGGTTCGACGCCGGGGACGGCGCGCCGGTCGTGGTCTTCCTGCACGGCGGATACTGGCAGGCGCTGGATGCGGGCTGGTTCAGCTTCGTCGCGCCGCCCCTGCTGACCCACGGCGTCAGCGTCGCCATCCCGACCTATGACCTGGCGCCGAGCGTGCGGCTGGGCCGGATCGTCGACCAGATGCGGGCGGCGGTCGATCTGATCCGCGACCGCACCGGCGCCGCGCCCGTCGTCAGCGGCCATTCGGCGGGCGGGCATATGGCGGCCTGCCTGCTGGCGGAAGGTCGAGCCTCGGCGGCCGTCGCCATCTCAGGCGTGTTCGATCTGGAGCCGCTGATCCCCACCTCGCTCAACGTCGCTCTGGACCTGAATAAGGCTGAGGCCCACGCCTTGTCGCCGATCCGCTGGCCGGCGCCCGCCGGCGCGGTTCTGGACTGTATCGTCGGCGGGGCCGAAAGCGAAGCCTTCGTGGACCAGAGCCGCGACATGGCCGCGCGCTGGGGCGCCGCCGGGGCCGAGACGCGGTTCGAGCCCCTGCCCGGCCTGAACCATTTCACGGTTCTGGATCCCCTTTTCGATGCCGAAAGCGCCATGGTCAGGCGGCTGACCGACCTGGCCCATCGACGCTGA
- a CDS encoding Lrp/AsnC ligand binding domain-containing protein yields MMTAIFVFIKCELGYANDVAADIVDNVENVSEVYSTSGQHDLLAKFNLPREADIGTFVTKQVQTRPHVRDTFTVITFSPFLPSKG; encoded by the coding sequence ATGATGACCGCCATCTTCGTCTTCATCAAATGCGAGCTGGGCTACGCCAACGACGTGGCGGCCGACATCGTTGACAATGTCGAGAACGTCTCGGAGGTCTATTCCACCTCGGGTCAGCACGACCTGCTGGCCAAGTTCAACCTGCCGCGCGAGGCCGATATCGGAACTTTCGTGACGAAACAGGTCCAGACGCGGCCGCACGTGCGCGACACCTTCACCGTCATCACATTCTCGCCCTTCCTGCCCTCGAAGGGCTAG
- the hmgA gene encoding homogentisate 1,2-dioxygenase produces MTRSNAPAYMTGFGNHFATEAAPGALPVGRNSPQKTPMGLYAEQLSGTAFTAPRAENRRSWLYRLRPSAQHGPYTPFDQGRVRSGPFDETPPNPNRMRWDPLPIPQAATDWVEGLTTYGGNGEPDGGAGAGIHLYVANRSMTDRVFYDADGELLIVPQEGDHRFVTEFGVIEAQPGHIVLIPRGVRFRVEVEGDVRGYVCENYGSPFRLPDLGPIGSNGLANPRDFETPVAAFEDVDRPTECVQKYGGRLWATTFDHSPLDVVAWHGNLAPCRYDTARFNTINTVSYDHPDPSIFTVLTSPSETPGTANIDFVIFPPRWMVAEDTFRPPWFHRNVMSEFMGLVTGAYDAKAGGFAPGGASLHNRMSGHGPDQASYDGAIKTELKPHKIENTLAFMFETRMPIRVTKWASESPQMQFDYDDVWSGFTKGQIS; encoded by the coding sequence ATGACGCGATCCAACGCGCCCGCCTACATGACCGGTTTCGGCAATCATTTCGCGACCGAGGCCGCGCCCGGCGCCCTGCCGGTGGGCCGAAACTCGCCGCAGAAGACGCCGATGGGCCTGTATGCCGAACAGCTGTCCGGCACCGCCTTCACCGCCCCGCGCGCCGAGAACCGGCGCAGCTGGCTCTATCGCCTGCGTCCCTCGGCCCAGCATGGACCTTACACCCCCTTCGATCAGGGGCGGGTCCGCTCCGGTCCGTTCGACGAGACGCCGCCCAATCCCAACCGGATGCGCTGGGACCCGCTGCCGATCCCGCAGGCTGCGACCGACTGGGTCGAGGGGCTGACGACATATGGCGGCAACGGCGAGCCGGACGGCGGGGCCGGGGCGGGCATTCACCTGTATGTCGCCAACCGGTCGATGACCGACCGGGTCTTCTATGACGCCGACGGCGAACTGCTGATCGTGCCTCAAGAAGGCGACCATCGCTTCGTCACCGAGTTCGGCGTCATCGAGGCCCAGCCGGGTCACATCGTCCTGATCCCGCGCGGCGTGCGGTTCCGCGTCGAGGTCGAGGGGGACGTGCGCGGTTATGTCTGCGAGAACTACGGCAGTCCGTTCCGTCTGCCGGATCTCGGCCCCATCGGGTCGAACGGTCTGGCCAATCCGCGCGACTTCGAAACGCCGGTCGCCGCCTTCGAGGATGTGGATCGCCCGACCGAGTGCGTCCAGAAATACGGCGGGCGCCTGTGGGCCACGACCTTCGATCACAGCCCGCTGGACGTCGTCGCCTGGCACGGCAATCTGGCGCCCTGCCGCTATGACACGGCGCGGTTCAACACGATCAACACCGTCAGCTACGACCACCCCGATCCGTCGATCTTCACCGTCCTCACCAGCCCGTCCGAGACGCCGGGCACCGCCAACATCGACTTCGTCATTTTCCCGCCGCGCTGGATGGTGGCCGAGGACACCTTCCGCCCGCCGTGGTTCCATCGCAACGTGATGAGCGAGTTCATGGGTCTGGTGACGGGCGCCTATGACGCCAAGGCCGGCGGATTCGCGCCAGGCGGCGCATCGCTGCACAACCGCATGAGCGGCCACGGCCCCGATCAAGCCAGCTATGACGGCGCGATCAAGACTGAACTGAAGCCGCACAAGATCGAAAACACCCTTGCCTTCATGTTCGAGACGCGCATGCCTATCCGCGTCACGAAATGGGCGTCGGAATCACCGCAGATGCAGTTCGACTACGACGACGTCTGGTCAGGCTTCACCAAAGGACAGATCTCATGA
- the glk gene encoding glucokinase — translation MNDKTLLVGDVGGTNARFAVARMVDGKPVLDHHDSFPAETYPTFLEGVAAFIDGCEVKPTGGVIAVAGPVTDGAIDLTNSPWQVSEAELQTLGLKPVKLINDFEALAWGAPIVPEDQLESLGGPVDGDPHCTVAVLGPGTGFGVSALVRDAAGKEMAMPSEGGHACFPPGDPVEDEILRILRRRYDRVSIERLICGPGLLNMHRALAEIDGRETHIDDPAQITATALADPNSPCGATLARFCAILGAVAGDIALTTGARGGVYIAGGIVPRILPFIKASPFRQRFERKGRFKEYMQDIPTKVIMHKHAALLGAARVAFAQSEG, via the coding sequence ATGAATGACAAGACCCTTCTCGTCGGCGATGTCGGCGGCACAAACGCCCGCTTCGCCGTGGCTCGCATGGTGGACGGCAAGCCCGTGCTGGACCACCACGACAGCTTCCCGGCCGAGACCTATCCGACCTTCCTGGAAGGCGTCGCCGCCTTCATCGACGGCTGCGAGGTCAAGCCGACGGGCGGCGTGATCGCTGTCGCCGGTCCTGTGACGGACGGCGCCATCGACCTGACCAACTCGCCCTGGCAGGTGTCGGAGGCGGAGCTTCAGACCCTGGGCCTGAAACCCGTCAAGCTGATCAACGACTTCGAGGCCCTGGCCTGGGGCGCGCCCATCGTGCCGGAAGACCAGCTGGAGAGCCTGGGCGGGCCGGTCGACGGCGATCCGCACTGCACCGTCGCGGTGCTCGGCCCCGGCACCGGCTTCGGGGTCTCGGCCCTAGTGCGCGATGCGGCCGGCAAGGAAATGGCCATGCCGTCCGAGGGCGGGCACGCCTGCTTCCCCCCCGGCGATCCGGTCGAGGATGAAATCCTGCGCATTCTGCGTCGCCGCTATGACCGGGTGTCGATCGAGCGTCTGATTTGCGGGCCGGGCCTGCTGAACATGCACCGGGCCCTGGCCGAGATCGACGGGCGCGAGACCCACATCGACGATCCGGCTCAGATCACCGCAACGGCACTGGCCGATCCGAACAGCCCGTGCGGCGCGACCCTGGCCCGCTTCTGCGCCATCCTGGGCGCGGTCGCCGGCGACATCGCCCTGACCACCGGCGCGCGCGGCGGCGTCTATATCGCCGGCGGCATCGTTCCGCGCATCCTGCCCTTCATCAAGGCCAGTCCCTTCCGCCAGCGCTTTGAGCGCAAGGGCCGGTTCAAGGAGTATATGCAGGACATTCCGACCAAGGTGATCATGCACAAACATGCCGCCCTGCTGGGCGCCGCGCGGGTCGCCTTCGCCCAGTCGGAGGGCTGA
- the edd gene encoding phosphogluconate dehydratase — MALHPTVAAVTARIIEKSRETRADYIRRMDAARDSGAGRAKLSCANWAHAFAGQTIADKLTAMDGSKPNLGIVTAYNDMLSAHQPFERFPDVVRKAVREVGATAQVAGGTPAMCDGVTQGRPGMELSLFSRDLIAMSAGIALTHDAFDAGLMLGVCDKIVPGLFMGALAFGHLPVVFAPAGPMPSGIPNAEKARVRAEYAQNKVDRQTLLESEIGSYHSPGTCTFYGTANSNQMMMELGGLHMPSTAFVHPDTGLRDALTAAAAKRAVELARSGECRMADVIDEKSIVNMIVALLATGGSTNHAIHLVAMARAAGVLIDWTDMDELSSVTPLLARVYPNGSADVNAFQAAGGVAFIARELAMAGNIHTDVTTIMGQGIQAYFQEPSMVDGELVWRDGVQESLDLDILRPASNPFDKEGGLRLVQGDLGRAVIKISAVKPENRIVEAPAAVFETQEDALQAFRDGKLFRDVVVVLRFQGPKANGMPELHSLSPALSVIQDKGFKVAFVTDGRMSGASGKTPAAIHVSPEALAGGPLAHVQDGDIIRLDAEAGVLTTVGVSDLTARPLAARSAVNAEGSSWGYGRELFGAFRHVVTTAEQGATVCFALPTGSRGNDDTPPNPNFVDRTVDA; from the coding sequence ATGGCGCTTCATCCCACGGTCGCTGCGGTCACCGCCCGCATCATAGAGAAAAGCCGCGAGACCCGCGCCGACTACATCCGTCGCATGGACGCGGCCCGAGACAGCGGCGCCGGACGCGCCAAGCTGAGCTGCGCCAACTGGGCCCACGCCTTCGCGGGCCAGACGATCGCCGACAAGCTGACCGCGATGGATGGGTCCAAGCCCAATCTGGGCATCGTCACCGCCTATAACGACATGCTGTCGGCCCACCAGCCGTTCGAACGCTTCCCCGACGTGGTGCGCAAGGCCGTGCGCGAGGTCGGCGCTACGGCCCAGGTCGCCGGCGGCACCCCCGCCATGTGCGACGGCGTCACCCAGGGTCGTCCCGGCATGGAGCTGTCGCTGTTCAGCCGCGACCTGATCGCCATGTCGGCGGGCATCGCCCTGACGCACGACGCCTTCGACGCCGGCCTGATGCTGGGCGTGTGCGACAAGATCGTACCGGGCCTGTTCATGGGCGCCCTGGCCTTTGGCCACCTGCCCGTCGTCTTCGCACCCGCCGGGCCTATGCCGTCGGGCATTCCGAACGCGGAGAAGGCCCGGGTCCGGGCCGAATATGCGCAGAACAAGGTCGATCGTCAGACCCTGCTGGAAAGCGAGATCGGCAGCTATCACTCGCCCGGCACCTGCACCTTCTACGGCACCGCCAACTCCAACCAAATGATGATGGAGCTGGGCGGCCTGCACATGCCCTCCACCGCCTTCGTCCATCCCGACACCGGCCTGCGTGACGCCCTGACCGCGGCGGCGGCGAAACGGGCGGTCGAACTGGCGCGCAGCGGCGAGTGCCGCATGGCCGACGTCATCGACGAGAAGTCCATCGTCAACATGATAGTGGCCCTGCTGGCCACCGGCGGCTCGACCAATCACGCCATCCACCTGGTCGCCATGGCGCGGGCGGCAGGGGTTCTGATCGACTGGACCGACATGGACGAGCTATCGTCGGTCACGCCGCTGCTGGCGCGGGTCTATCCCAACGGCTCGGCCGATGTGAACGCCTTCCAGGCCGCCGGTGGCGTCGCCTTCATCGCCCGCGAACTGGCGATGGCGGGCAATATCCACACTGACGTCACGACCATCATGGGTCAGGGCATCCAGGCCTATTTCCAGGAACCGTCGATGGTGGACGGCGAACTGGTCTGGCGCGACGGCGTCCAGGAAAGTCTCGATCTCGACATTCTGCGCCCGGCCTCCAATCCCTTCGACAAGGAGGGGGGCTTGCGTCTGGTTCAGGGCGACCTGGGTCGTGCGGTCATCAAGATCTCTGCGGTCAAACCCGAGAACCGCATCGTCGAGGCGCCCGCCGCCGTGTTCGAAACCCAGGAAGACGCGCTGCAAGCCTTCCGCGACGGCAAGCTGTTCCGCGACGTGGTCGTGGTCCTGCGCTTCCAAGGGCCCAAGGCGAACGGCATGCCGGAACTGCACAGCCTGTCGCCGGCCCTGTCCGTTATTCAGGACAAGGGGTTCAAGGTCGCCTTCGTCACCGACGGCCGCATGTCGGGCGCCAGCGGCAAGACGCCCGCCGCCATCCACGTCTCGCCCGAGGCCCTGGCCGGCGGTCCGCTGGCCCATGTTCAGGACGGCGACATCATCCGCCTGGACGCCGAGGCCGGGGTTCTGACGACCGTCGGCGTTTCCGACCTGACCGCCCGTCCGCTGGCCGCCCGGTCCGCCGTCAACGCGGAGGGTTCGTCCTGGGGCTATGGCCGTGAACTGTTCGGCGCCTTCCGCCATGTGGTCACGACGGCCGAGCAGGGGGCGACGGTCTGTTTCGCCCTGCCGACCGGTTCGCGCGGCAACGACGACACCCCGCCCAATCCCAACTTCGTCGATCGGACCGTGGACGCCTGA
- the pgl gene encoding 6-phosphogluconolactonase: MSETPVIEAFASVEAWAEAIAARLAETLGAAVRDHGQALFAGPGGSTPAPVYRRLAATDLDWSKLAVTLVDERYVPETSPESNARLIRDVLLQDKAAAARFIPLYTPEVTVDRAAIVAANALADAGGRFDAVLLGMGEDGHICSMFPESPTLKALLTPTLKPTVLGVPHGRDGMAPTLERLSINLPYLMSAGRVILGLKGAAKRRVFEEQAQGDPKIQPIAALIAAGVPLEVLWTEEG; encoded by the coding sequence ATGTCTGAGACCCCCGTCATCGAAGCCTTCGCCTCCGTCGAGGCCTGGGCCGAAGCCATCGCCGCGCGTCTGGCCGAAACTCTTGGCGCGGCCGTCCGCGACCATGGCCAGGCCCTGTTCGCCGGTCCCGGCGGTTCGACGCCCGCACCCGTCTACCGCCGCCTGGCGGCGACCGATCTGGATTGGTCCAAACTCGCCGTGACCCTGGTGGACGAGCGGTATGTGCCCGAGACCTCGCCAGAATCGAATGCCCGTCTGATCCGCGACGTGCTTCTTCAGGACAAGGCGGCCGCCGCGCGCTTCATCCCGCTCTATACGCCCGAGGTCACCGTGGACCGCGCGGCCATCGTGGCGGCCAACGCCTTGGCCGATGCCGGCGGGCGGTTCGATGCGGTGCTGCTGGGCATGGGCGAAGACGGCCATATCTGCTCCATGTTCCCCGAAAGCCCGACGCTGAAGGCCCTGCTGACGCCGACGCTGAAGCCGACCGTTCTGGGCGTGCCGCATGGGCGCGACGGCATGGCGCCGACGCTCGAACGGCTGTCGATCAACCTGCCCTATCTGATGTCTGCGGGCCGGGTGATCCTGGGCCTGAAGGGCGCCGCCAAGCGTCGCGTCTTCGAAGAACAGGCCCAGGGCGATCCCAAGATCCAACCCATCGCCGCCTTGATCGCCGCCGGTGTTCCCCTTGAAGTTTTGTGGACGGAGGAAGGCTGA
- the zwf gene encoding glucose-6-phosphate dehydrogenase — translation MAALILFGGGGDLAMRMLLPSLYFLEHDGLLPEGLKIIGAARSEESADDYIAKVREAVKARAEADKVWDEASWSRMEARLDYLAVDATSPESLKPLKDKVGDGEVTSFLAVSPSLYARIVTAMKAAGLAEKNCRIVLEKPVGRDLKSFLEIDDAVAHAFSENQVFRIDHYLGKETVQNLIALRFGNTIFEPLWNNLSIDHVQITIGETVGVGDRWPYYDEYGALRDMLQNHMLQLLCLVAMEPPSDLDPDSVRNEKVKVLRSLRPITPDEAERVTARGQYVAGVSEGKPAKGYDEERGQPSDTETFVAVRADIDNWRWAGVPFFMRTGKRLPEKRTEIVIQFKPVPHSIFDRDDRGEVQANRMIIELQPEEDISLTVMNKRPGLDQRMQLQPIKMSLSWGVDGKSAAPPRRRIAYERLLLDAMAGDSTLFVRRDEAEQAWKWVDEVSEAWAESGLKPDNYVAGTWGPDSADMLMMRTGRDWNTTDV, via the coding sequence ATGGCGGCTCTCATTCTGTTTGGCGGCGGCGGCGATCTGGCGATGCGCATGCTCCTGCCGTCGCTCTATTTCCTCGAACACGACGGCCTGCTGCCTGAAGGGTTGAAGATCATCGGCGCCGCGCGTTCCGAAGAGAGCGCCGACGACTATATCGCCAAGGTGCGCGAGGCGGTGAAGGCGCGCGCCGAGGCGGACAAGGTCTGGGACGAGGCCAGCTGGTCGCGGATGGAGGCCCGCCTGGACTATCTGGCGGTCGACGCCACCTCGCCCGAAAGCCTCAAGCCGCTGAAGGACAAGGTCGGCGACGGCGAGGTCACCTCCTTCCTGGCCGTATCTCCCTCGCTCTATGCCCGCATCGTCACGGCGATGAAGGCGGCGGGTCTGGCGGAAAAGAACTGCCGCATCGTGCTGGAAAAGCCGGTCGGGCGCGACCTGAAGTCCTTCCTCGAAATCGACGACGCCGTGGCCCACGCCTTCAGCGAAAACCAGGTGTTCCGCATCGACCACTACCTGGGCAAGGAGACGGTCCAGAACCTGATCGCTCTGCGGTTTGGCAACACGATCTTCGAACCGCTGTGGAACAACCTGTCCATCGACCACGTGCAGATCACGATCGGCGAGACGGTGGGTGTCGGCGATCGCTGGCCCTACTATGACGAATACGGCGCCCTGCGCGACATGCTGCAGAACCACATGCTGCAGCTGCTGTGTCTGGTGGCGATGGAGCCGCCCAGCGACCTGGATCCCGACTCGGTGCGCAACGAGAAGGTCAAGGTGCTGCGCTCCTTGCGTCCGATTACCCCCGACGAGGCTGAGCGCGTGACAGCGCGCGGTCAGTATGTGGCGGGCGTCTCGGAGGGCAAGCCGGCCAAGGGCTATGACGAGGAGCGCGGCCAGCCGTCCGACACCGAGACCTTCGTCGCCGTTCGCGCCGATATCGACAACTGGCGCTGGGCGGGCGTGCCCTTCTTCATGCGGACCGGCAAGCGCCTGCCCGAGAAGCGCACCGAGATCGTCATCCAGTTCAAGCCGGTGCCCCACTCGATCTTCGACCGCGACGACCGGGGCGAGGTTCAGGCCAACCGGATGATCATCGAGCTGCAGCCCGAGGAAGACATCTCGCTGACGGTGATGAACAAGCGTCCGGGCCTGGATCAGCGCATGCAGTTGCAGCCGATCAAGATGAGCCTGTCGTGGGGTGTGGACGGCAAGTCCGCCGCCCCACCGCGCCGCCGCATCGCCTATGAGCGGCTGCTGCTGGACGCCATGGCCGGCGATTCGACCCTGTTCGTACGGCGCGACGAGGCCGAGCAGGCCTGGAAATGGGTGGACGAGGTGTCCGAGGCCTGGGCCGAATCCGGTCTGAAGCCCGACAACTACGTCGCCGGAACCTGGGGTCCCGACAGCGCCGACATGCTGATGATGCGGACCGGCCGCGACTGGAATACGACCGATGTCTGA
- the hisIE gene encoding bifunctional phosphoribosyl-AMP cyclohydrolase/phosphoribosyl-ATP diphosphatase HisIE, producing MIDPNTIDFAKGAGLVPVVVQDAATLQVLTLAYMDRAALDETIASCEATFFSRSRGGRWRKGETSGDRLHVVSITADCDADAIVLGVRPVGNACHLNRTSCFGKADAPGLGRIARLERTIAERAAADPSESWTARLLAQGPKRIAQKVGEEGVETALAGVAGPDEELASEAADLIYHLLVLLHARNMVFQDVLDVLASRAEAAKDSG from the coding sequence GTGATCGACCCGAACACCATCGACTTCGCCAAGGGCGCCGGCCTGGTCCCCGTCGTGGTGCAGGACGCCGCCACGCTGCAGGTCCTGACCCTGGCCTATATGGATCGCGCGGCGCTGGACGAGACGATCGCATCCTGCGAGGCCACCTTTTTCTCCCGCTCGCGCGGGGGGCGTTGGAGGAAGGGCGAGACGTCGGGCGACCGACTTCACGTCGTTTCCATCACGGCCGACTGCGACGCCGACGCCATCGTGTTGGGCGTCAGGCCGGTCGGAAACGCCTGCCACCTGAACCGGACGAGCTGTTTCGGAAAGGCCGACGCGCCGGGCCTGGGTCGGATCGCCCGGCTGGAACGGACCATCGCCGAACGGGCAGCCGCCGATCCGTCCGAAAGCTGGACCGCCCGACTGCTCGCACAGGGGCCCAAACGCATCGCCCAGAAGGTCGGCGAGGAGGGCGTAGAGACCGCTCTGGCCGGCGTCGCCGGCCCGGACGAGGAACTCGCCAGCGAGGCTGCGGATTTGATCTATCACCTGCTCGTTCTTCTCCATGCCCGTAACATGGTGTTTCAGGACGTGCTGGACGTGTTGGCCTCGCGAGCGGAAGCGGCCAAAGACAGCGGCTAG
- the hisF gene encoding imidazole glycerol phosphate synthase subunit HisF — protein MTARRIIPCLDVKDGRVVKGVKFVGHTDMGDAAVLAARYRDAGADELVFYDITASPEGRTLDYGWIKDIARLLDIPFCVAGGIRSVDQAARCLDHGADKVSINSPALERPELIAEMAARLGSQCVVVGVDSRFEDGDWVVHKYTGDPDARRHAGKRTLDWLDEAQSLGAGEIVLNCIDQDGVRRGYDIEQLSAARARLTIPLIASGGAGAPEHFKAVFEQADVSGALAASVFHTGAIAIPDLKQYLADEGLEMRL, from the coding sequence GTGACGGCGCGGCGGATCATTCCCTGCCTGGACGTGAAGGACGGCCGGGTGGTCAAGGGCGTGAAATTCGTCGGCCATACGGACATGGGCGACGCGGCGGTGCTGGCCGCGCGCTATCGCGACGCAGGCGCCGACGAACTGGTCTTCTACGACATCACCGCCAGTCCAGAGGGCCGGACGCTGGACTACGGCTGGATCAAGGACATCGCCCGACTGCTAGACATTCCTTTCTGCGTCGCCGGCGGCATTCGCAGCGTGGACCAGGCGGCGCGCTGTCTGGACCACGGAGCGGACAAGGTCTCGATCAACTCCCCGGCCTTGGAACGGCCCGAACTGATCGCCGAGATGGCGGCGCGGCTGGGCAGCCAATGCGTCGTAGTCGGCGTCGACAGCCGGTTCGAAGACGGCGATTGGGTGGTCCACAAATATACCGGCGACCCCGATGCACGGCGTCATGCCGGCAAACGCACCTTGGACTGGCTGGACGAGGCGCAGAGCCTGGGCGCCGGCGAGATCGTGCTGAACTGCATCGATCAGGACGGGGTTCGGCGCGGCTATGACATCGAGCAACTGTCCGCTGCGCGCGCGCGCCTGACCATTCCCCTGATCGCCTCGGGCGGCGCCGGCGCGCCCGAGCATTTCAAGGCTGTGTTCGAGCAGGCCGACGTCTCCGGCGCCCTGGCCGCCAGCGTCTTCCACACCGGCGCCATCGCCATTCCGGACCTGAAACAATACCTGGCCGACGAAGGCCTGGAGATGAGACTGTGA
- the hisA gene encoding 1-(5-phosphoribosyl)-5-[(5-phosphoribosylamino)methylideneamino]imidazole-4-carboxamide isomerase, with the protein MLIYPAIDLKDGVCVRLMHGDFAQVTHYDQQPAARLTTFAAEGAEWIHIVDLDGAEAGEARQHALIGELTQAIDVKVQSGGGVRSADDVKKLLDAGVSRVVVGSLAVTQPETVATWLETFGVERITLALDVKIEDGVPVPALKGWTQSSGMTLWEALDRYPKGTAKHLLVTDVGRDGALTGPNLDLLAEIRSRRPDLVLQASGGVSSLDDIAAVKALGCHGAIVGRAHYENCFTLPEAIAAAKRS; encoded by the coding sequence ATGCTGATCTACCCCGCCATCGACCTGAAGGACGGCGTCTGCGTGCGCCTGATGCATGGCGACTTCGCCCAGGTGACGCATTACGACCAGCAGCCGGCCGCCCGCCTGACGACCTTTGCGGCCGAGGGCGCGGAGTGGATTCACATCGTCGATCTGGACGGAGCCGAGGCGGGCGAGGCGCGTCAGCATGCTCTGATCGGTGAACTGACCCAAGCCATCGACGTCAAGGTCCAGTCGGGCGGCGGCGTGCGCAGCGCCGACGATGTGAAAAAGCTGCTGGACGCCGGCGTGTCGCGCGTCGTCGTAGGCTCCTTGGCGGTGACCCAACCTGAGACGGTGGCGACTTGGTTGGAAACCTTCGGCGTCGAGCGCATCACCCTGGCCCTGGACGTCAAGATCGAGGACGGCGTGCCGGTGCCTGCACTGAAGGGATGGACCCAGTCCTCGGGCATGACGCTCTGGGAGGCGTTGGATCGCTATCCCAAGGGGACGGCCAAACACCTGCTGGTGACCGACGTCGGTCGCGACGGCGCCCTGACCGGGCCGAACCTGGATCTACTGGCCGAAATCCGCAGCCGTCGGCCGGATCTGGTGTTGCAGGCCTCGGGCGGCGTTTCCTCGCTGGACGATATCGCTGCGGTGAAGGCGCTGGGCTGTCACGGGGCCATCGTCGGACGCGCGCACTACGAGAACTGCTTCACCCTGCCCGAGGCGATCGCGGCGGCCAAACGCTCGTGA